ATTAGGAAATCCATCAGGCTTTGATAtcatctttcaaaagaCAAGTGAACGtaaagataagaaattatttatttttgatatggATTCCACTTTGATTTACCAAGAAGTCATAGAGTTAATTGCAGCATATGCAAACATCGAGGATAAAGTTGCAGAAATTACGGAAAGAGCAATGAATGGTGAACTCGACTTTACTCAGTCTCTTTTAGAAAGAGTGTTATTGTTAAAAGGTATTGATTCTACGTCGATTTGGAGTGAATTGGAAACCAAGATTGAAATAACAAAGGGAGCTAGAGAGTTATGTAAGGCATTAAAGAATCTTGGATGTGTTATGGGTGTTTGTTCTGGTGGATTTATACCGTTAGCagaatttatcaaaaagcAACTAGGCTTGGATTATGCCTATGCTAATCAATTAGGAACCGATTCgaataatattttggatGGTACTACCAAGGGTTATATTGTCAACAGTGAAAAGAAAGCAGAGCTATTGCTAGAAATTGCAAGAAATCATCAGATAGATCCTCGTAATGCGGTTGCAGTAGGTGATGGTGctaatgatttgaaaatgatgaatgaAGCTGGTTTTGGAGTTGCATGGAATGCTAAGCCAAAAGTTCAAAAAATGGCTCCTTGCTGCTTGAATACTGATTCATTGCAAGACATATTATATATCATGGGTTACAACGACGAAGAAATTGTACAATTAATTAAGTAGATACATAAAATAGActaaaataaattatccgACTATCTTACCCTTTACTACACCCATAATCCCATTAAATAGTAAAATTTCCGTGTTTATTTCGAGTGATCTTAAAGTTAtagtttcttcttcaataaagtCCTTTCTTAATAAAAAGTGTCTCATCACACCACATAAGCAACCACTGCTCAATTGTGGAGTTATCCATTTACCATCCTTCTTTCTCCTAATAGCCACATTAGTTATAGACCCTTCCATTAACTGCTCCAGTCCATTGATCAATAACACCTCTTCCTTTCCAGGTCTTAGCCCTGGTAATGCTCTTTCCCTTGCTGCACTATATACTTTTCTGTTCGTTGTTTTGAACGATGTAAAGGGGGACATAAATGTCAGCTCTTTATCAATGTAAACATCCCAGATATCCTCCGTTGACGACGAAGATTCTTGAATACCATCAAGCAAGTTATCTCTGTACCCAGTATCATGAAGCTCTATTTTGACATCCCCATCCATGGAGACTAATAATCTAACTTTCATTGGTTCAAATACCAATCTATCAGAAAGGGTTATGGCTTCAATAAGTTTTGATAGTAATAAATCCTGCGGTATTTCGAAGTCTAGTTCGTCCAGATCATGTATCTGGACATGAAAGTATTTTAATGTGAATACCAATCTATGATAGTGTTCATctaacaagaagaaattgtcCTTGGTAATATCAGAAGCCATTATTGGTGGTATGACAGTTAATTTCGGATCATATCGTATTGTAGAAAGGATCTGATAATCGGTATTTTCTGGATTGAAAACATCAGATAAGTATTTTCCATGTATCTCATCAGCTATCTCACTGTAAGATTGTCCGTTATTTGGATAATTGCCCTCCATTTTAATACCTGATGAGAAATAGACTAAAATTGCATATCTGGAACATAAAAAAGTCTCAAATGTGTGTGATCGAGGGTGTACATAATACgatatttacaaaatgttattaatcaaagactaagtatataaatacattACACAACTTCAATATGGCCTAAACcttttcttttccttcATGAGTCTGACCTTCTCTTGATCtaacttgaattttttcaataaatcattcatCTCGTCTTTCTTACGTTGTCTCAATTGGAATCTATAgaaatcttctttctctttctttttcatagTAGACTTGGCTTTATCAACCTCAACTGTGGCAGCTAATTTCTGTCTTCCCATTATACCTGCCTTGGTCTTTCTATGTGAGCCAACAACTAACGTGAAACCATCTTCGTCTACGAGCTGTGTTTGCTGTTGAAGATTTTCCATGGATTCTTTCTCTGCTTTATCAAAGTCAACAAGAGCTTGCGATACAATGTTAGATATTTCCTCTGGATCTAAAATCTGTGATTGGTACTTGGACAAGAAATACGATGATCCGAACGTGGAGGATGCATTAATAGGCCAATCCGATTCAGTGGATGACGATGCAAGTTTCTTTAACGCATTAAATGCTAACACGAGAGCAGCTTTATCAACGAAAGTCGCTATTCCACAGTTTTTAGGTAATTTGCTTCGGgcttcaatatcttcctGTTGGTGTAATTCCAAATCCGATGTTAACTTGGTTAAATCAACCCATATATCCTCGGCATAATCAGTTAACAAACTTGGGGTATACGACTCTATAGTAGATCCAATGGCCACCGCCTGgaaatattttcttaatgATGCTGTAGATGTGTTTATAGgtaaattaaagaagaaaattgaGCGGTTGGCATTATTGTTTTCACTATTATTGGTACTATTTTTGCTATCATGTTTcttaaagaatatataatgcGGTCTACTTGCTTCTGGTAGCTTTACCGGCAATACTAGAAAGCCCTTGATCTCAGTAACGGCCATGGTTGATGAATAACATCAAACTATAGTCTATACTTAGAGATGCTAATTTTGGTGAAAAGTGAGAGAAGAGGTATAATCGGTAAAACACGactttttatattcttgCAAGAAGATAAGAAGCTTTCTACGTGTATCTGTATCggcatatatatatacgtATATATTCATGTTCTCTGCGATTCAAGGAAGTGTGCTGTGGGACAGCTAGTTTGAATGAAACGACATAGGTGACTGTAACAGAAAATGTATTTCTTAAAGTGAGATTATTGGATAGACTAACTGCGGTTTAAACACCATTCCTTAAGACAACCCCGAATGAACCACTAGAAAGCATATATAACACCTCAGTTCGGCCGACAGAGAGATACTATAGTATGTTAGCGGCCTGATTGTGTCTATGGTAGAAAGAAATGTAATAGTGGTTTTGTGTTACTTGGACTTAATCTCacaaaaatttttcaatctgATATGAATGGTATAGAGGTTGACCCGATATAAGTTTTCTAGTCACCGTGTAAAATATAGTGATTAAATTTGAACATGGACAAAGACAACTTGCTTAAGTCTTTAGCGGGAACGTTAGATTCGGACTTTCAAGTCAGGAAACAAAGTGAACAAGAATTGCATGTTTTTGAAGTTCAACCTGGGTTTACTGCGTACTTACTTGACTTGATCATGGAAGAGGATGTTCCACTTGGAATTCAAATAAGTGCCgcaattttcttcaaaaatagaGTTGTCAACTATTGGTTGATTTCTGAAAACAAGGCTGCAACACCATTGAATATCCAGGATAATGAAAAACCGATCATCAAAGAGAAATTGGTTCAAACATTGGTTAAAAAGCACAAGAATAACCAGTTAAAATTACAATTAGCTACTGCTATGCATAACATTTTGAACTCTGAAAAATGGGAGGAGTTGATACCTGTGATTAAGAAGTTGATTagtgattttgataatcttGACCATATATACACGGGGTTGATATGCTTATATGAATACACTAAGAATTACAGATGGGCAGGTTTGGAGACCTCGAGCTCGACTAATCCAGTGTTAGAAGAAATCACCACCGAAATGTTTCCTATTTTAGAGAATTTGGTTacgaatttattgaataatgattctCAGGTTACCGATGAAATGTTGTACATGatcattaaaatatttaagttCACAACCTTCTCATCATTACCAAGTTACTTCCAAGATCAATCAAAATTAGGAAATTGGTGCCACTTGCAAATTCTTATCATAAACAAGCCATTACCGGCATCAGTTATGGAAGAGGATTCTATTGAAATGAGAACTTCCAATCCTAGAACCAAGACTGTTAAATGGTGTTTTGGTAACTTGCATAGATTATTGACCCGTCACGGGGGTGGTTTCAGTACAAAGGATAAGGCTAATAATGAGTTTGCAAAATCATTCTTGGAGAATTTTGTTCCAGAGATTTTGAGTGCTTACTGGACGATTATCGAGAATTGGTCCGTTAAGAAAGTTTGGTTATCCGAAGGATCTTTATATCATATGATCTCATTCTTGGAGCAGTTGATTGAGACACCAGCTTGGGCTTTAATTTCTGACAAATTGGACGCTATCATTCTTCATGTCATCTTGCCTACTTTAAATGCTAACGAAGAAACTATAGAGTTATACGAGGATGAACCGGATGAATATATCAGAAGATTCTTTGATATCAACAGAGAAAGCAACACTGCGGATGTAGCATCTATCAACTTTATTTTTAGGTTGTCTACCAAAAAGTTTAAATCTACTATCAACCAAGTCTTAGGAATAGTTAATAGTATCTTCAGtagaagaaatgaaaatcGCCAAGATATTGCGACAGCAATGGAAACTGAGGGTGCTTTACGTGTGTTGTCAACATTATCATATAAATTAGATAAGAAGTCGTCACCGGTTCAAGGCCAATTGGATCAATTGTTACATACATTTATCTATCCTGAATTATCAGATGAAACAGTTTCTAAAACTCCTTGGTTGACCGCAAGGGCATGTGACACTTTGGCTATGTTTGTTTACAAATACCAAGATCAACAAGTCTTACAAGATATATTTCAAGCTGTTGTTAAGTGTTTCCAAAACCAAGAACAATTTCCAGTCCAGCTTACCGCAGTTGATGCGTTACGTACGTTAGtggatgaagaattagtaGCTGAACATATTTCTGGACAGGCTCCGCAATTGATGGGTACATTATTGGATATGTCAAAAAAGTTTGAATCAGATATTTTAACCAGTGTTATGGATTCAttcgttgaaaaatttgctAAGAACTTAGAGCCATATGCTCACgaattatcttcaaaattggtTGAGCAGTTCCTTAGATTAGCCTCTGAGTTGTTGGACCAACAGACTAGTAGTACcagtaataatattgaCCTTGACAAAGAATATCAAGCATCTGGTATTTTAAATACTTTAACTACCTTGGTTATTGCTATGAATTCTTCTCCAAACGTTGCAGCTTCCATGGAGAGTGTTATACAAGATATGGTTAAGtttattcttgaaaatgCTATGGTTGCCTTCTTAGGTGAAGCCATTGAAATTCTCGAATCTATTTTGTTCAGTACCCAACATGTTTCACCTACTTTGTGGAACTTATTCCAATCTTGTATTGATTCTTTCGATACTTATGCattggaatattttgatacaTTTCAACCATTTTTTGAAAGTGTTATCAACCACGGTTTCAGCCAAAGTGAAGTTACAATTGAAACACCATATGTACAATCATTACTTAATGTCTGCTTCAATATTCTTAGCAGCGATTCATTGGATCCAATTTTCGCAGACTGTgcatttgaattaattgagtTAACCATATTAAGTATGAACACCAGatttatttcattcttGCCAAGATTCTTGCCAGAAATCTTTAATGTCTTCACCAATTTGGAATCTCAAGATGCATTTGATGGTTATATGTTACATCACTTGTCAgtattgaagatattctTCGGATGTCTTTACATTGACCCATCTACGactttcaaattcttaaaCGAGAAACAATTTACTGGTGGATTTTTCCAATTATGGATTAAGTATTCTGGTGATTTCCAAAGTGTTTACGGTTGTAAGATTCAAATCTTATGTTGCTTGTCTATATTATGTGATGCTGATTTATCTTTGATTCCACAACCAGAAACTATTCTGGAAGTAACAGATTTGTTAATTTCAAACTTGGAAGTTTTACCACACGCTATCAAGGCCAGACAAGATATCCTCTCCGAAGACCGTGGTATGAAGCAATATTCAGCCAACACAGGtggtgatgatgatgaagaagatgagTATGATGATGCTTATTTCGAAGGAGATGAATTCGAAGCAGACGAAGCAGAATTAGAAGCTATGAAACAAACTcctattgataatatcaatgtatttgaagtatttgcAAATAAGGTTATGTCTTTACAACAGCAAGATTCGGGTAAATATTCAGGTATTTTTGGTGGCTTAGATTCTAGCCAGCAAGATACGGTTGCTAAGATTATACAAATTAATCAGCAACAACAAGAGCAACAGAATAAGTAAGTAACTAAGTAGGTTTATAGACGTTTATACTCTTTTTTTTCACTCGTTTAAAGATGATAGATTTTATATTAGATGAAATTCGTAGATAGCTATATTagttacacaaaaccaATGTTGCACTATGAAGTAACGGCAAGATCGTACTCATTAAAGATAGGTTCATAGTACATCATAtcttaatttataatagCTTACAACATGTTCTCTGGATTTGGATCAGCAATGTTTGGTGCATCGCAATTTGCGCCAATGAACTCGaattttgaagattatTTCAGAAGTTATCCAGTTGCTATGATGCCTGATCATATTAGAAAAGATGATGCCAATTAT
This is a stretch of genomic DNA from Debaryomyces hansenii CBS767 chromosome G complete sequence. It encodes these proteins:
- a CDS encoding DEHA2G03850p (similar to uniprot|P42941 Saccharomyces cerevisiae YGR208w Phosphoserine phosphatase), giving the protein MSNTEGYSITIISHSSGIPEEKIAYVEKFISEKLQLTSSEKKALSANNRVLDYSVKLGEQQNEQIVALIKDELLGNPSGFDIIFQKTSERKDKKLFIFDMDSTLIYQEVIELIAAYANIEDKVAEITERAMNGELDFTQSLLERVLLLKGIDSTSIWSELETKIEITKGARELCKALKNLGCVMGVCSGGFIPLAEFIKKQLGLDYAYANQLGTDSNNILDGTTKGYIVNSEKKAELLLEIARNHQIDPRNAVAVGDGANDLKMMNEAGFGVAWNAKPKVQKMAPCCLNTDSLQDILYIMGYNDEEIVQLIK
- a CDS encoding DEHA2G03872p (weakly similar to uniprot|Q03266 Saccharomyces cerevisiae YMR289W ABZ2 4-amino-4-deoxychorismate lyase); this translates as MEGNYPNNGQSYSEIADEIHGKYLSDVFNPENTDYQILSTIRYDPKLTVIPPIMASDITKDNFFLLDEHYHRLVFTLKYFHVQIHDSDELDFEIPQDLLLSKLIEAITLSDRLVFEPMKVRLLVSMDGDVKIELHDTGYRDNLLDGIQESSSSTEDIWDVYIDKESTFMSPFTSFKTTNRKVYSAARERALPGLRPGKEEVLLINGSEQLMEGSITNVAIRRKKDGKWITPQLSSGCLCGVMRHFLLRKDFIEEETITLRSLEINTEILLFNGIMGVVKGKIVG
- a CDS encoding DEHA2G03894p (similar to uniprot|P25368 Saccharomyces cerevisiae YCL031C RRP7 involved in rRNA processing); protein product: MAVTEIKGFLVLPVKLPEASRPHYIFFKKHDSKNSTNNSENNNANRSIFFFNLPINTSTASLRKYFQAVAIGSTIESYTPSLLTDYAEDIWVDLTKLTSDLELHQQEDIEARSKLPKNCGIATFVDKAALVLAFNALKKLASSSTESDWPINASSTFGSSYFLSKYQSQILDPEEISNIVSQALVDFDKAEKESMENLQQQTQLVDEDGFTLVVGSHRKTKAGIMGRQKLAATVEVDKAKSTMKKKEKEDFYRFQLRQRKKDEMNDLLKKFKLDQEKVRLMKEKKRFRPY
- a CDS encoding DEHA2G03916p (similar to uniprot|Q04175 Saccharomyces cerevisiae YDR395w SXM1 Nuclear protein) is translated as MDKDNLLKSLAGTLDSDFQVRKQSEQELHVFEVQPGFTAYLLDLIMEEDVPLGIQISAAIFFKNRVVNYWLISENKAATPLNIQDNEKPIIKEKLVQTLVKKHKNNQLKLQLATAMHNILNSEKWEELIPVIKKLISDFDNLDHIYTGLICLYEYTKNYRWAGLETSSSTNPVLEEITTEMFPILENLVTNLLNNDSQVTDEMLYMIIKIFKFTTFSSLPSYFQDQSKLGNWCHLQILIINKPLPASVMEEDSIEMRTSNPRTKTVKWCFGNLHRLLTRHGGGFSTKDKANNEFAKSFLENFVPEILSAYWTIIENWSVKKVWLSEGSLYHMISFLEQLIETPAWALISDKLDAIILHVILPTLNANEETIELYEDEPDEYIRRFFDINRESNTADVASINFIFRLSTKKFKSTINQVLGIVNSIFSRRNENRQDIATAMETEGALRVLSTLSYKLDKKSSPVQGQLDQLLHTFIYPELSDETVSKTPWLTARACDTLAMFVYKYQDQQVLQDIFQAVVKCFQNQEQFPVQLTAVDALRTLVDEELVAEHISGQAPQLMGTLLDMSKKFESDILTSVMDSFVEKFAKNLEPYAHELSSKLVEQFLRLASELLDQQTSSTSNNIDLDKEYQASGILNTLTTLVIAMNSSPNVAASMESVIQDMVKFILENAMVAFLGEAIEILESILFSTQHVSPTLWNLFQSCIDSFDTYALEYFDTFQPFFESVINHGFSQSEVTIETPYVQSLLNVCFNILSSDSLDPIFADCAFELIELTILSMNTRFISFLPRFLPEIFNVFTNLESQDAFDGYMLHHLSVLKIFFGCLYIDPSTTFKFLNEKQFTGGFFQLWIKYSGDFQSVYGCKIQILCCLSILCDADLSLIPQPETISEVTDLLISNLEVLPHAIKARQDILSEDRGMKQYSANTGGDDDEEDEYDDAYFEGDEFEADEAELEAMKQTPIDNINVFEVFANKVMSLQQQDSGKYSGIFGGLDSSQQDTVAKIIQINQQQQEQQNK